Within the Planctomycetia bacterium genome, the region CTTTGAAGTGACCGGGCGTACGCCGATCTACGTGACGCTGATGCGAACGCATCGGGAAAACCAGCGGAAGTATCAGATCATCGGCTACGGCGTCGTATTGTTGATGGCCGTCGTGCTCTTCCGCGGCATCCGCGCCGTGTTGATCGTAACACTGGCCCCGTCGATCGGCGTGTTCTGGACGCTGGGGATCATGCGGTACTTCAACTTACAGGAGAATCCGTTTAATGACGTCCTACTGCCGGTGATGCTCAGCATGGTGGGGCTGACGGACGGCGTCCACCTCATGGTGGAAATCCGCCGCCAGGCGGCCGCGGGGTTGAACGGCCGTGACGCTGCTAGAACGGCGCTTGATAAGGTCGGCCTCGCTTGCTTCCTGACATCGCTCACCACGGCCATCGGATTCGGCTCGCTGGTGTTGGCGCACCATGATGTGGTCAAGGAATTCGGCTGGAGTTGCGTGCTCGGCGTGGTCTTGCTGTTTCTGGCGGTGATTACGGTCATTCCACTGGTGTGCTCCACCTGGCTCGGCCGCGGTGTCCATATCGGGCACGAGCAAGGCCTGGTCGATCGCAACCTCCTGCGAATCGGCGGTCTCATCGAGTTCGTGTTACGGCACGCCCGGGCGATTAGCTGGCTAGCGATCGCTGTCACCGTTGCCTTGGTCGGAGTTACGCTCACCCTGCGTCCTGACGATCGGCTCGCCGACTCATTGCCGAGGACGTCGGAAGCTTCGCTGGCAATGCGCCGCATCGACGAAGCGTTCGGCGGCCTGGAAGTATCGTCCGTGGAGGTTCGTTGGTCAGAAGGCATTCCGGCAGAATCGCCGGAAGTGCTGAAGGTCGTCGGGCAAGTCGATCAGTTACTGCAGAAAGAGCCGATGATCGGCCACCCGCTTTCGATTCGCGGCATGCTTGCCGCACTGCCTGGCGACGGCGATCCCACCGAGCGAATGACTATGCTGGCCTTATTGCCGCCGCCGTTGAAACGGGCGTTCTACATCCCGGAAGATCGCACAGCGACCGTTACGTTTCGCGTGCGTGATCTCGGCATCGCCGCATACGGTCCGGTCTTTGAGCGAATCGAGGCTGGCCTGCGGGAGATTTCGGCAAGCCATCCTGGCTTTCACCTGGAACTCACCGGCTCGGCCGTGTGGCGGTGGCGCAATCTCTACCAGATCGTCGTCGACCTGGCGACGAGCCTCGGTAGCGCTGCGATCATTATCTTTGTTGTACTCGGCGCTACGTATCGATCTGTACGCATCGGGCTGATTTCGATTGTTCCGAACGTCTTTCCTTTGGCCGTCACCGGGACATTCCTCGTCTTGGCGGGGCAATCGTTGGAAATCGTGAGCGTTTGTGCGTTCACGGTGTGCTTGGGCATCGCCGTGGATGACACCATCCATTTCTTAACACGCTTTCAAGAAGAACGGCGCGAAGGACACGCAGAGCGCGAGGCGATCCTCCGCGCCTTCACGGGCGCCGGCACCGGCATGATTATGACCACGCTGGTGCTCGTCGTCGGGTTTTCGACTGTCATCTTCAGCGACATGCGCGAACAACGGATCTTCGCCTCGATGGGCGCACTGACGGTCGCGGCAGCCCTGTTCGGCGACCTTATCCTTCTGCCGGCCATGTTGTTGCGCTTTGTGCCTTCGAAGAGCAAGAGTCCAACAACGACCCTTTAGATCAAAGTGGAAAGGCATCCCAACTTCGATGAAAGCGGCAGATGGCTCAAGGGGCGCGCTGCCTGCCTGACAACAGCAGCTTGATCGAAGAGCCTTTTTTAGTGGACACCAGTCAACGGCGGTTTCTCAGAAAGTGCAGAACCCAACAGTCGTGGGTTCGCAGCCCGCCCGCTCCACTTGAAGACGCGGTTTCAAACTCTTGAGATCGCCGGGTTATACGAAAAGCCGATGTCGCGAGACGTCGGCTTTCTGCGTTTTATGGCCAGTTGTGGCAAAGAGTTACGGCTCCAGGGCAGCACGCGTTTCGTCGTTGCCTTCACGAGGCGCGACATCGCTCGCTGGCGATTTTCGCTCCGAATCAGCCCTCCTGGGCGAAAACTCTCAGTTGACTCTGACTCTCGGCCCGCCCGGGTTAGCCCGGCATTGCCCGGCAACTGTCGTGCCGAATCATAGCTAGGACGGTCGCCGCGTCGGACGCCGACCGAATGTAGCCTGCGCGTGGGCACTAGGTTCGGCCAGCAGCTTGAACATCGCGTCGCTCAATGTTGCCCTGAGCGCACGCGTAGCGGCGGACTCGACCGATCGCGGTGCAGGCAATTCGAAGCCTACGGGCAGATTCGCAATTACCAAATCCAGGTCCGCGGCGGTGACTGCGCCGTCATCGTCGACGTCGCCGGGAATCTGTGCGCCGTATCGGCCCAGATTCTCGTACACGATGTCGATATCGGTCGCGTCGATGATCCGATCTCCGTTCGTGTCGCCCGGGTCGCCGATCGCGTAGACGAACAGCGATCGAGTGCGTCCGCCAATTTCGCGAGCCAACAGATTCCAACCGCGAACAAGATCGACTGGCGTCGATTCGACGATGGTTTCGTCGCCGACGCGGTAACTGAGTTGATAGCCGCGGAGTTGCTCCGTGTACTGTTCGCTCAACACGTTGATCGCAGGAAGTTGTTCGACGACCGGACCGATCGATCCCAGGATCCGTCGATCCTTCGTCAAGTCTCCGGCGGGCGGTGCGCCGCTGACGGCGACGCCGAAATCGTCCCAGAGTTGCTCGTTGGTGAGTCCCACGACCGCGGCGGGAATATACGTTCCTTGAGCATAGCCATCAAAGGCGACGGCGTCAGGCAGTTGCCGATCCAGAAAGACCTGTTGACCGTCGAGCGTTACGACATGCGGGCTGAAGTAGGTTTGCGTATCGAAAATGTAGACCTGTTGCCGCACCATGATGTAGGGGGTCTGATCCGAATCGGCGATCAGATCGAACTGCCGCGCGCCGCGCGTTCGAATGACATTCAGGTTCCCGAATTGAACGCCTTCCACATTGAGACTTCGATTCGGCTCCCAGGCTTTCATTACGCGGACGTTACTCAAGTTGTTGAGGTAGCCTCCTTCGACTCGATTGTTTCCGCGCGGCGCGACTTTGATTCCGACGCTCCAACCTTCAATCGTGGGATTGATGACGGCGATGGAGCCGGAGTCTTTGTTCGCGGTAATCGCCTTGCCGAAATGCACGGGCTCCGAATCCGAGAGGTTGCCGAAGAGGCGCACGTTTCGCAGCTCGACTTGCTTGGTGTAATCAAACTCGATGCCGAGCAGCGAAAGTTCCCACCCTGTGAAGCCGTCGACAACGCTGAAGTGATTGTGCGGCACTCGTTTTTCCATGTGTCGCCAGAACTGCAGCCCGAGCGTAGAAGCATAGACGACATTGTTGGCGAAGTTGAACAACGGAACGAAGCGCACGTCCACAGTGTCTTTGCGCGCCCAACTCGCGTCACGGAGGTTCGCCGTCAGAAACGCGCCTGTCCCCAGTCCTCGTTCCAAAAGTCCCACTGTGCCGAAAAAATAGCCGGCGTTGGCATGGCCGACCGCGATGTTATCCGAGACGTCGACGCCGCCGCCTTGAAACCAGAACCCGACGCCTTCGTGTCCGAAATCCTGGTTCGCCACGCGATCATCGATGCGAACTCCCGAACCGCTGCTGCGTAAGGCGAGGTTGCGTCGAAATGTGCCGACTTCGCTGCCGACTTCCGTGGCGAAGCTGGCGCCGGTCACGTGGAACACGACGTTATCTTCCACATCCACGCGGCTACTGTGATTGACGATGCCCCAGCCGGGCGACGTGATGACGGCGCTCCCCACAATCTTGGCGGTTCCCCGATCGGGGGCGACTCCCATCCGATGAAAGTGAACAGCATAGCGGGCGCGAGGATTGGAGCCCGTGCCGGAAATCAGCCGGCCAAAGGCGTCCAGCACCGAGTCATCGAGCGGGATAGCTTTGTTGGTGCGCCCCAGATGATCGAAGGCGGCGAATGCCACGCTGACGGTTGGCGAGTGCATGAACATCACATGGCCTTGCCGCGTCCAATCGCCGGGCGTGACCGACACGAAGACCACGTTGCGAGTCAAGTTCGCTAAATGGATGCTGAGGTCGTCGCGCGGCGTCAGGTGGTCGTACGTGAGCGGGGCGACGCGCACGCGCTGTCCATCGATCTCCAGAATTTGAAACTCCTCGTCGCGACTTCCCAGTCCCATCGCCTCGGGCAACACGACACGGTCGCCCAACCGCCAACCGTCGGGCGTCGCCGTGAGTTCCAGCCACTCGTCGCCACTGCGCGCGGGACCTGCGAGCGCGACGTACGACGACTTGCTTTGACCTTGAATGGACACGCGGCCGTGCGAAATCAGTCCGCCGCCGAGCGCCTGGGGATCCATCTCACGGTCGATGGGCGCCGTGTCGCCAAGTTCCATCGTCGCGACCACTCCCTCGGCCACCGGGTGTTCCGCCGTGCCGATTTCCAAGTAACCTTTGGGCGTCACGACCAGCGTGTCGACGCGCAACCGGGTCGTGACATCCGTGGCGAAGCGAAGCGTACCGTCGACGCGGATGGTCCGCATCGCGGCATTGATGTAACCGTCAATCGTCACGGTGAGTTCTTCGCCGATGACCACGCGCGCACCTTCGTTAGGGACGTCGCCGCCCCAGGTCGCCGGATCGGACCAGTCGCCGTTCTGCACGGCGAAATGCGTGGCTTCGTGGACATCCACCAAATGCATCACGGCGTCGTGCTCATGGTCCAACTCCGGATGCGCATGCGTATCGGAACCGCTGGGACCAAACAATCCTCTCACGAGATTGAGATCGGTAATGCTCACCACTCCGTTGCCGTCCCAATCTCCGAACTTGCCGGCCGGCACTGCGCTGCCGAAGTAACTGTGAGTTAAGTTGAGCATCACCAACGGATCGCGTTCCGCCGCCAGCGGGTCGCCGGCGATCCACACTTCTTGTCCATAGTGGCCGTCGTTGGCGCCGAACAAAATCGCGCCATGCCAGCTGACCGGGTCGGTGACGTGAGATCCGCGAAATCCCGGGTAAATGTCGGTAGACAGCAGCGCCGATTGGTCGGCCAGGTCGAGCATCCACAACTCGCGGCCGGTCGACTCTTGCTCCGCGGTGAAAAACAGATGTTCTCCCGCGATTCGCAAATCTTGCGGCGACGAGCTGAGCGCCCCGGGCCGCGCGTCAACGATCTCGCGGGTTCCCGCCGTCGTACCGTCACTGGCCCAGAGTTCCAAGCCGTCGTCGGAGGAGGACGCGAAGTAGACTTCGCGTTCCGAGGCTGTCAGCTCAATCACGTCTGCTTGCCCTGTCGGGCCTGGAATCATGTCGCTCACCAGGGACGCGACGCCCGTGGTCGGATCGATCTTCCACAACTCGCGGCCATGACGCCCGTCATTGGCGGTGAAAAACACCTCGTTCATCGTCCTGACAAACTCTCGCGGCGAAGAACCTTCCGCGCCGACTTGAAGATCGCCCACCATGACTGTGTTGAGTTCGCCGTCCGTCCGCCAAGGCTCGGCGCCATGCACGCCGTCGTTCGCGGCGAAGTACAAGACACTCCCGACAGCGGACAGCCGGCTTGGATCAGAGCTTGCGACGCCGATTTGAACGTCGGCCAAAAGCTTCGTTCCGGCAATGGTTCCGTCGCTGCGCCACAATTCGCGCCCGAACAACGAATCGGGCGCACTGAACACCAGGTGATCTCCGAGCGCCGTCAACTCGGCCAATCCGGCGCCATCGTGCGACCGGGAAAACGACCGCAGAAGGACAGTGCCGGCTGCCGTGCCGTCGGTCGTCCACAACTCGTCGACCTCGTCAGAAGTCACGACGAAATAGAGGTCGTTGCCGACGCGCGTCAGGCTATGTGGCGATGATGAGGCTTTGCCAGGGTTAACGTCCGCGACCATCCGCGTGCCCGCTGCACTGCCGTCGCTGGTCCAGAGTTCGCGTCCGGCGCCGGGAGTGCTGGCCACGAAGTACACTTTCGCGCCAACGGCGGTTAGCAAATCCGGATCAGCTGCTACTTCGCCGGGCACGATATCGGTGACTAGCCGCGTCGATCCAGCGTCGCCGCGCGTGATCCAGAGTTCCCTGCCGAAGTCGCCGTGGTCGGCCGTGAAAAAGACGCCGAGCTCAGCGGCCGTGAAGTCCTCGGGCTCGAATGAATACAGCCCGGGAACGAAGTTTGCCACCATGTGCGGCGCAACGCTCATCAGGCGACGCGACTCCAGCGATTCGAAGCGATGGCGGGCGACCTTGCGCATCGAGAGGCTCCTAGCAGATAAGGGACGCGATGACGATTCGACGATGTCCCAATGGAACTGACTCGCTCGGGCGACATGGTTGTGGCTGAACCGTGAACTCCACCAAACCATTAGCGGACCAAATCCCGAACCAGAGCGCGCCACGGCACATTCTAATGAGAATTCTGCGCCCCGCGTGAAAAAAGCCAGGGCCGGGCCAGGAAATAGGATCGCGATCACACCGTCGTGTGCTTCAACTCTGCGTTCCCTCACCCAGCATGCGCATCGTCAACTGAGCCAATGTCACCAAGTCGAGGGCATTGTGATGCAGGATGTCGCGGAGTTGCCGCGCGTCGCCGCTGCGGACGAAGGCGTGGTAGGCGGCGGGGATTTGACTGCCGGGAATATCGCCTTGGCGCGTGCGACGGCAAAGGCAGCGCTCCAAGGTTTGCAGGCGGCAGTTCGGCACCTGGCTGCGCCAGGTTCGGCGCGCGTGAATGAGCAGATCCACGTGCGGCAATTCCGGGCGCACGTCCGGCAAACGGTGAAACGCCCGGCGGTCGCGGACCATGGGCCAATCGAAGGTCCGCCCGTTGAACGTGACCAGCACGTCGCAGTCATGCACGTAGGCTTCCAGCGTGGCGAGGATGGCTTGCTCTTCGGTGTAGTCGCGCGCCAACAATTGATCGAGCAACAAGCCCTCGGGCGTCGCGCGGATCAGTCCGACGAGAAAAATCGGCGCGCCGGCCAGGCCGCACGTTTCCAAGTCGAGAAACAAGGTTCTGCTCGGAAACGCGTTCGCCAATTGTTGCGATAACGGACGGCGCTCCGGCAGCTCCGATTCGCCGAGCCGCGCGGAAAGTCGCTCCAAATACTTCGGCAACTCGGGCCAGAAGCGGTCCAGCGATTCGCGCACGACGTAATGCGTCCCGCGTTCCGAGAGCAACTCCTCGCCGGGTAACAACGAGGTGAGCGAGAAATCTGTGGCGTCAACGGTCGTCGCACGACGTAGCGGCGCAATGACCGCGTATCCGTTGGCCGGTTCGGGCGCGGTCGCTCGCAACGGCGCGAGTTGCGGCGCCGACGGCGCACTCACCGGCAGGTCCGGCAAGCGGCCGCGATTCAACTGCTCCAAACGCGCTCGGATCTCTTCGCTCAGCATCAATCACTGCACGCGATACCAAGGGGTGTCTCTGCCTCGCTCGGAACGCCCAGCAAGATTTCCAGCAAACGAATCGCCGCTCCCTTGTCCGGGATCGGATACCCGCGCATCAAATCCGGGTCGCTATGCACGGCCGGATTCAAATTTGGCAGACCGACGCAACTAGGGCAGCCGTCGTCGCAAGGGCATTCCTTCACCATTTGATAACAGATCGCCAGCAGTTGTTCCACGCGCCGGAAGCCTTGCTCGCTGTAGCCAAGGCCGCCGGGGTAGCGGTCATAGAGGATCATCGTCGAGCGCCCCAGGTTGTGGCTGTCGACGACGCCGCCCAGGTCGCGGCTGTCGCACATCGCCACGATCGGGAGCGCGGTCACCGCCAGGTTGCGAATGCCGCAGAGGCCTTCACTGGCGCGGAACCCGGCCTGTTTCATTTCGACGATGGTGCTCTCGTCCGGCGCGAGCCACATCGCCGTCGTGGGTAGCGTTTGCGCGGGAATCTCCACTGGCCCGAGGCCGATGTTCTCGCGCGTGTTGAACTTGATCTTTTTGAAGGCCACGGTCTGCCAGGTGACGTCGACTTCGCCGTAGCCGAGTTGCGCGCGCGGGACGGCGTCGCGCGCCTGGCGTGGCTTGGTGATCCGCACGCTGCTTTCCAAAATGGCCTGCGTGTAGTAGTCCATCTCGTGGCGCTCGACGTAAGCGACCTTGCCGACCAGATCCAACTCGCGAACGAAATACGATTCGCCATTGTGCAGATAGACGGCCTCGGGATAAATCAACTCCGGGGCGCTGATCGAATCGACGTTGGCGATCACTTCATGATCCGGCGGCATCGAACGCTTCTCGCCCGCGCGGCCCACCGGCGGCGGATCGCCAGCGCGTGCGCTTTTGCGACGCAAGACGATGCTGTAGGTGTTGTCGCTCATGTTCCGCAAGTTGATCCGCACCGCGGGCGTCTGGCCGCCGGTGAAGTAGAACTTGCCGCCGATCTCGTTCAACTCGCCGGCGTCGCGCAACAGCGCGGCGATGTCGCCGGTGAGCGGGCCGAACAACTCCACGTCGCGCTCGTCGAGCGGCAGTTCGAACGCCGCGGTTTTCAAGTGATTCGTCAGCACATAGGGATTCTCCGGATCGACGACCGCTTGCTCCGGCGTTTGCGCGAAGAAGTAATCGGGATGACGCAGCAGGTATTGATCGATCGGATCATTGCCGGCGATCAACACCGCCAGGCTATCTGTTTGTCGACGTCCGCTACGGCCAGCCTGTTGCCAGGTGCTTGCGATGGTGCCGGGATAGCCCACCAAGAGCGCCACGTCGAGCGAGCCGATATCGACGCCGAGTTCCAGCGCGTTCGTGGCCGCCACGCCGCGCAGTTCACCGGAGAACAAGGCCTGTTCGATCTCGCGCCTTTCATTCGGCAAATAACCGCCGCGATAGGCGCGGATTTTCTCGGCGCGCGGCGACCAGCGCGCTTGCAGTTCCTCGCGCGTGTAGCGATGAATCAACTCCGTCGCCTGGCGCGTGCGCGTGAAGGCCAACGCTTGGGCGTCCTGTTCGATCGCTTCGACCAGCAGTTGCACTGCGTCGTCCGAAGCGCTGCGGCGAGCGAGGCTGTCCTTTCCCAAGGGCGATGGATTCCACAGCGCGAAAAACTTGCGGCCGCGCGGCGCACCGTCGTTGGCGACGACTTCCACCTCGCGCCCCAACAGCTTGGAGACGAACTCACCGGGGTTGGCCACCGTGGCGCTCGCGGCCAAGAACGTTGGCGAAGCGCCGTAGTGCCAGCAGACGCGTAGCAAGCGCCGCAGCACGCAAGCGACATTTGCCCCGACGATGCCGCGGTACATGTGCGCTTCGTCGACAACGACGTAGCGCAATTCGCTGAAGAACCGGTTCCACTTCGAGTGATATGGCAAGATCGAGCAATGCAGCATGTCGGGATTCGACAGCACGAGGTTCGCCTCGGCCTTGATCCGCTTGCGCTGCGAAGTGGGCGTATCGCCATCGTACACGCCGGGAATGATCTGCGTGCGCGTCGCCTCAGCGGCGGAAAGCACTTCCAGCAGCCCTTTCAATTGATCTTGCGCGAGGGCCTTCGTCGGAAAGAGATACAGCGCCCGGGCCGACGGGTTTTCCAGGCAGGCTTCCAGAATCGGCAGGTTGTAGCAGAGCGTTTTTCCGCTGGCCGTTCCGGTGACGACGACGAGATCTCGGCCCGCACGGGCCGTTTCGAGCGCCGCGACCTGATGCGAATAAAGCCGATCGATGCCCCGCGCCGCGAGCATGGCCGTGAGCGCCGCGGGTAGGGGATGGCTCGGCTCCGCGTAGATGCCATCGCGTGCGGGCAATGCTTCCAAGTGCGTCAGTTGCCCCGCATAGTCGGGCGATTGCTGCACGCGATTCAGGTAAGCGGGCACATCCATGTGTCAGACTCCGGCGACCGGATACTAAACGGGTGTCTAGTATACCGGCGGCACACGAATAAGCCCAGGGCAGACCCTCGGTGTCGTCGCCATCGCCAACGACCAAGGTGGTCTGCCCTGGGCTTAGCGGTGATCGTTGGTTGTACTCGAAGACTCTCGATGCACTGGCGCAACAAATAAGCCCAGGACCAGCGCATCAGCGCTGTCCCTGGGCTGGGAAAGAACATCGGGCGTTGGTTAATTGGCACGCGGCGTGGCAGCCGGCGGAATCTGTCGTACAGCCGGCGGATTCTGCCCCGCATCGAAATCCACCACCTCGCCGCCCGCTCGGGTAATCAGATATTTCAGCAGCGCGGCGTCGACCGTGTTCTGCAGGAACCGCACGGAGCCATCGGCAAAGGCGGCGTTGAAGCCATTGTTTGCAAAGCCACCCAATTGCGATGGCGTCGCCTGTTCAAACGGAATGTCCTCCGGCTTGGTCCAGGGAATTTCGCG harbors:
- a CDS encoding efflux RND transporter permease subunit, which codes for MAYSFDRAFGWTVNHRALVTLFIFLLSAIATVGYIGPEKVWRWLRPPAAVVEVSQPESPAAQPLPPGRPSVEPVSLSSSDAVIVVHSADDVFFTPDGAKTLRAVVAELESLDYVRSVMWMDEIPTLNIFGLREPLFPRDDSSPRRFAMARQRALSHPLIGGQLLSDDGHTLLLLVNFDWLFVQNDDECMSGLARVAEEAAKKASDANLIFEVTGRTPIYVTLMRTHRENQRKYQIIGYGVVLLMAVVLFRGIRAVLIVTLAPSIGVFWTLGIMRYFNLQENPFNDVLLPVMLSMVGLTDGVHLMVEIRRQAAAGLNGRDAARTALDKVGLACFLTSLTTAIGFGSLVLAHHDVVKEFGWSCVLGVVLLFLAVITVIPLVCSTWLGRGVHIGHEQGLVDRNLLRIGGLIEFVLRHARAISWLAIAVTVALVGVTLTLRPDDRLADSLPRTSEASLAMRRIDEAFGGLEVSSVEVRWSEGIPAESPEVLKVVGQVDQLLQKEPMIGHPLSIRGMLAALPGDGDPTERMTMLALLPPPLKRAFYIPEDRTATVTFRVRDLGIAAYGPVFERIEAGLREISASHPGFHLELTGSAVWRWRNLYQIVVDLATSLGSAAIIIFVVLGATYRSVRIGLISIVPNVFPLAVTGTFLVLAGQSLEIVSVCAFTVCLGIAVDDTIHFLTRFQEERREGHAEREAILRAFTGAGTGMIMTTLVLVVGFSTVIFSDMREQRIFASMGALTVAAALFGDLILLPAMLLRFVPSKSKSPTTTL
- a CDS encoding G8 domain-containing protein, giving the protein MRKVARHRFESLESRRLMSVAPHMVANFVPGLYSFEPEDFTAAELGVFFTADHGDFGRELWITRGDAGSTRLVTDIVPGEVAADPDLLTAVGAKVYFVASTPGAGRELWTSDGSAAGTRMVADVNPGKASSSPHSLTRVGNDLYFVVTSDEVDELWTTDGTAAGTVLLRSFSRSHDGAGLAELTALGDHLVFSAPDSLFGRELWRSDGTIAGTKLLADVQIGVASSDPSRLSAVGSVLYFAANDGVHGAEPWRTDGELNTVMVGDLQVGAEGSSPREFVRTMNEVFFTANDGRHGRELWKIDPTTGVASLVSDMIPGPTGQADVIELTASEREVYFASSSDDGLELWASDGTTAGTREIVDARPGALSSSPQDLRIAGEHLFFTAEQESTGRELWMLDLADQSALLSTDIYPGFRGSHVTDPVSWHGAILFGANDGHYGQEVWIAGDPLAAERDPLVMLNLTHSYFGSAVPAGKFGDWDGNGVVSITDLNLVRGLFGPSGSDTHAHPELDHEHDAVMHLVDVHEATHFAVQNGDWSDPATWGGDVPNEGARVVIGEELTVTIDGYINAAMRTIRVDGTLRFATDVTTRLRVDTLVVTPKGYLEIGTAEHPVAEGVVATMELGDTAPIDREMDPQALGGGLISHGRVSIQGQSKSSYVALAGPARSGDEWLELTATPDGWRLGDRVVLPEAMGLGSRDEEFQILEIDGQRVRVAPLTYDHLTPRDDLSIHLANLTRNVVFVSVTPGDWTRQGHVMFMHSPTVSVAFAAFDHLGRTNKAIPLDDSVLDAFGRLISGTGSNPRARYAVHFHRMGVAPDRGTAKIVGSAVITSPGWGIVNHSSRVDVEDNVVFHVTGASFATEVGSEVGTFRRNLALRSSGSGVRIDDRVANQDFGHEGVGFWFQGGGVDVSDNIAVGHANAGYFFGTVGLLERGLGTGAFLTANLRDASWARKDTVDVRFVPLFNFANNVVYASTLGLQFWRHMEKRVPHNHFSVVDGFTGWELSLLGIEFDYTKQVELRNVRLFGNLSDSEPVHFGKAITANKDSGSIAVINPTIEGWSVGIKVAPRGNNRVEGGYLNNLSNVRVMKAWEPNRSLNVEGVQFGNLNVIRTRGARQFDLIADSDQTPYIMVRQQVYIFDTQTYFSPHVVTLDGQQVFLDRQLPDAVAFDGYAQGTYIPAAVVGLTNEQLWDDFGVAVSGAPPAGDLTKDRRILGSIGPVVEQLPAINVLSEQYTEQLRGYQLSYRVGDETIVESTPVDLVRGWNLLAREIGGRTRSLFVYAIGDPGDTNGDRIIDATDIDIVYENLGRYGAQIPGDVDDDGAVTAADLDLVIANLPVGFELPAPRSVESAATRALRATLSDAMFKLLAEPSAHAQATFGRRPTRRPS
- a CDS encoding ribonuclease H-like domain-containing protein; protein product: MLSEEIRARLEQLNRGRLPDLPVSAPSAPQLAPLRATAPEPANGYAVIAPLRRATTVDATDFSLTSLLPGEELLSERGTHYVVRESLDRFWPELPKYLERLSARLGESELPERRPLSQQLANAFPSRTLFLDLETCGLAGAPIFLVGLIRATPEGLLLDQLLARDYTEEQAILATLEAYVHDCDVLVTFNGRTFDWPMVRDRRAFHRLPDVRPELPHVDLLIHARRTWRSQVPNCRLQTLERCLCRRTRQGDIPGSQIPAAYHAFVRSGDARQLRDILHHNALDLVTLAQLTMRMLGEGTQS
- a CDS encoding DEAD/DEAH box helicase — encoded protein: MDVPAYLNRVQQSPDYAGQLTHLEALPARDGIYAEPSHPLPAALTAMLAARGIDRLYSHQVAALETARAGRDLVVVTGTASGKTLCYNLPILEACLENPSARALYLFPTKALAQDQLKGLLEVLSAAEATRTQIIPGVYDGDTPTSQRKRIKAEANLVLSNPDMLHCSILPYHSKWNRFFSELRYVVVDEAHMYRGIVGANVACVLRRLLRVCWHYGASPTFLAASATVANPGEFVSKLLGREVEVVANDGAPRGRKFFALWNPSPLGKDSLARRSASDDAVQLLVEAIEQDAQALAFTRTRQATELIHRYTREELQARWSPRAEKIRAYRGGYLPNERREIEQALFSGELRGVAATNALELGVDIGSLDVALLVGYPGTIASTWQQAGRSGRRQTDSLAVLIAGNDPIDQYLLRHPDYFFAQTPEQAVVDPENPYVLTNHLKTAAFELPLDERDVELFGPLTGDIAALLRDAGELNEIGGKFYFTGGQTPAVRINLRNMSDNTYSIVLRRKSARAGDPPPVGRAGEKRSMPPDHEVIANVDSISAPELIYPEAVYLHNGESYFVRELDLVGKVAYVERHEMDYYTQAILESSVRITKPRQARDAVPRAQLGYGEVDVTWQTVAFKKIKFNTRENIGLGPVEIPAQTLPTTAMWLAPDESTIVEMKQAGFRASEGLCGIRNLAVTALPIVAMCDSRDLGGVVDSHNLGRSTMILYDRYPGGLGYSEQGFRRVEQLLAICYQMVKECPCDDGCPSCVGLPNLNPAVHSDPDLMRGYPIPDKGAAIRLLEILLGVPSEAETPLGIACSD